The Pongo abelii isolate AG06213 chromosome 20, NHGRI_mPonAbe1-v2.0_pri, whole genome shotgun sequence genome window below encodes:
- the LOC100459988 gene encoding LOW QUALITY PROTEIN: leukocyte immunoglobulin-like receptor subfamily A member 3 (The sequence of the model RefSeq protein was modified relative to this genomic sequence to represent the inferred CDS: inserted 2 bases in 1 codon), translating into MRRRTQPLSVHTLCVSLSCQHRGLIHLQSRAVGGDAMTPILVVLICLGLSLDPRTHVQAGILPKPTLWAEPGSVITQGSPMTLRCQGSLEVQEYCLYREKKTAPWITRIPQGLVKKGSXPIPSINLEHAGHYRCIYGSHTAGRSESSDPLKLVVTRFYSKPTLSALPSPVVTSGGNVTLQCVSQLAFDGFILCKEGEDEHPQCLNSQPRNHGSSWAIFSVGPVSPSRRWSYRCYGYDSHSPYVWSLPSDLLELLVPGVSKKPSLSVQPGPVVAPGEKLTLQCGSDAGYDRFALYKEWGRDFLQRPGWQPQAGISQANFTLGPVSRSYGGQYRCSGAHNLSSEWSAPSDPLDILIAGQIRARPSLSVRPGPTVTSGENVTLLCQSQGWMHTFLLTKEGTADPPLRLKSKCQSHKYQAEFPISPVTSAHAGTYRCYGSISSNPYLLTHPSGPLELMVSGAAETLGPPLNKSDSKAGE; encoded by the exons ATGAGAAGAAGGACCCAGCCTCTGAGTGTCCACAccctgtgtgtctctctgtcctGCCAACACCGAGGGCTCATCCATCTGCAGAGCAGGGCAGTGGGAGGAGACGCCATGACACCCATCCTCGTGGTCCTGATCTGTCTCG GGCTGAGTCTGGACCCCAGGACCCACGTGCAGGCAG GGATCCTCCCCAAGCCCACCCTCTGGGCTGAGCCAGGCTCTGTGATCACCCAGGGGAGTCCCATGACCCTCAGGTGTCAGGGGAGCCTGGAGGTCCAGGAGTACTGTctatatagagaaaagaaaacagcaccCTGGATTACACGGATCCCACAGGGTCTTGTGAAGAAAGGCAG CCCCATCCCGTCCATCAACTTGGAACATGCAGGGCATTATCGCTGTATCTATGGTAGCCACACTGCAGGCCGGTCAGAGAGCAGTGACCCCCTGAAGCTGGTGGTGACAA GATTCTACAGCAAACCCACCCTCTCAGCTCTGCCCAGCCCTGTGGTGACCTCAGGAGGGAATGTGACCCTCCAGTGTGTCTCACAGCTGGCATTTGACGGCTTCATTCTGTGTAAGGAAGGAGAAGATGAACACCCACAATGCCTGAACTCTCAGCCCCGTAACCATGGGTCGTCCTGGGCCATCTTCTCCGTGGGCCCCGTGAGCCCGAGTCGCAGATGGTCGTACAGGTGCTATGGTTATGACTCGCACTCTCCCTATGTGTGGTCTTTACCCAGTGATCTCCTGGAGCTCCTGGTCCCAG GTGTTTCCAAGAAGCCATCACTCTCAGTGCAGCCGGGTCCTGTCGTGGCCCCTGGGGAGAAGCTGACCCTCCAGTGTGGCTCTGATGCCGGCTATGACAGATTCGCTCTGTACAAGGAGTGGGGGCGTGACTTCCTCCAGCGCCCTGGCTGGCAGCCCCAGGCTGGGATCTCCCAGGCCAACTTCACCCTGGGCCCTGTCAGCCGCTCCTACGGGGGCCAGTACAGATGCTCCGGCGCACACAACCTCTCCTCTGAGTGGTCGGCCCCCAGTGACCCCCTGGACATCCTGATCGCAG GACAGATCCGTGCCAGACCCTCCCTCTCTGTGAGGCCGGGCCCCACAGTGACCTCAGGAGAGAATGTGACCCTGCTGTGTCAGTCACAGGGATGGATGCACACTTTCCTTCTGACCAAGGAAGGGACAGCTGATCCTCCGCTGCGTCTAAAATCAAAGTGCCAATCTCATAAGTACCAGGCTGAATTCCCCATAAGTCCTGTGACCTCGGCCCACGCGGGGACCTACAGGTGCTACGGCTCAATCAGCTCCAACCCCTACCTGCTGACTCACCCCAGTGGCCCCCTGGAGCTCATGGTCTCAG GAGCAGCTGAGACCCTCGGCCCACCACTAAACAAGTCCGACTCCAAGGCTGGTGAGTGA